The DNA sequence CTGGTATctagttaaaaatgttaaacaatatttcccagtgtgtaacatgtttagttgttcattatcaaaatctctGGTGCCCGTTAACAAAcatgtcctttttcatgaatatttacctccaccatcaattcccaagtattcctattggcttgaaattttacattctcatgaactggggtagatgctccatattcatgcaccatcttgaaatacgttagccagtaagggacatacaggacatactgctccgcctttcacgttttctctgtcacatgataaactcacaagtgctgctaatgctgctaatgggtatcataGCTTCCctgccccggcaagtttgaagagggaaacatggaggaccacacatattcaaaatccaaatttcaggaacaggagtcttcttctttgcccagaaaaagaaaaaggagattgaaaagagcaagagaccggctttttgaagcgtgaaggctagcgtagctgtaatacctactttgatctgcgtggtgcgagagagttgattgtgatatatgatctcaacgctagatgggagaaattcttacacattggacctttaaggccGCATGGGTTGTGCAATAATAATATGGTATTCTGTTCATGTGGCCTGGGCTCTGTCTTtaggtttctgtttattgatCTTTATTGTAAGTGCAGCTAAAGTCGTCGGCGCCAGAGTCCAAGAAAAGTCCCCCAAGGGGACAATAAAGaccaattgaattgaatctagAGTAGTTCCAAATTGATCTCTGGCTTGTACaggctttgtaaaaaaaaagtgtcgtCAAACGGTTGAAGCTTATTTGCTGATTGAagattttattctttttctcaAAAGGTCAACAACGCTCCCAGCCAGTGATGCTTAACAGCGGTGTGGTCAGTACACCCCCGCTGGTATTGTCCCCCAATGTGACCAACGCCATCGCCAACTTCCTCATCGTGGATCTCCAGCCCCCGGCTCTGGTAGAAGGGGACGGCTTCAAACAGCTGATTCACACCCTCCTGCCCTCCTACAAGGAGCTGCCTTCTCCTCGGCAGCTGGAGAGCCTCCTGAGAGAACATCACAACCGAGGCAAGGCGAGTCTGGCCCAGCTGCTGCGGAGGAAACTGGGAAGCGGCGAGAACGAGGAGGTCTCCGACTACACGGCTCCCATCGGGTTCGAGTCCAGGAGACGTGGGCGCCCTCTCGGTTACCGGAGGGAAGTGCCTCACTTTGTCACTTTAAGCGTGGATGTTTGGTTCCACAGCTGGCAGGGCAGCGGTGAGCGCTACCTCACCCTCTGGGCCCATTACATCGActgtcattttacatttcagaaCCTGGCTCTGGCCACCCAAAGACTGACCAAGAGCGGGGGCAAAGACTGCAGCCTTCGAACCGTGGAGGCTCAAGTGAAAGGGATGGCCCAGGAGTGGGGGATCTCTCAGCCTAACCTGGTCTTGCTGGGAGGGGAGGGAAGGAACAAGATGAGGCCGGGGCACATGAAGAGCAAGAGAGGCGGAGAGGCCGGGGGAAGCGCTCCTCACCCGAACTCGACAACCTTTCTCGAAAGGGAGGACCCCGTGTCCCCCGAGGAAGCACAAGGCCCAGAACACGTCAGCCATTCCAGTGAAGGACTACCATCCGTACCGTGTTTCTTCAGCGCTGTGCAAGGCTGCATcgaggaagtgatgtcacacTCGGTCATCTCCAAGACCCTCAGTCAGTTCCAGGCTATTCTCACAGACCTGTTCCTGCCACCTGCTCCCAACAAAGGCTCGTATCCGCACCACGCCCAGAGTCTGTTGCACGCCCTGACCAAACACGAACAGGCCGAGCTGAAGTCGTGGGCCCACAGCCGGCCAACGTGGAATAAGCTGTACCCTCTACTGAGCGTGCTCATCAAGCATAAAAGCCTTTTCTGCGATATGATGAAAGAGGTCAAAGGCGAGGGCTCGTCTAAAGAAGACACGGGTTCAGAATCCAGTTCGTCCGGCAGCTGCCACGCAAACTCCACCTCCTCCAACACATCCTCAACCGGCGGCGCAGCTTTGCGATCCGAATGGAAGGTTCTGGAGGAGCTGTGTTTGGTCCTCAAGCCCCTGGATGTGGCGTGTCGAACCCTCGCCAAGGAGGCCTTCCCCCGTCTGTCCCTGGTCAAACCCATTCTCACCGGCCTGCTCTCCCGACACCTCATGTCGCGGCCGGGCGACTCGTCGTCCACCCTGAAGGAGGTGAAGAGGATGATGAGGCGGAACTTGGCGAGCTGTTACGAAAACCCCGTCGTCAACAGGGTTCTGTGCGTGGCGTGTTCCCTCGACCCCCAGTTCCACGGGCTGGGCTTCATGGAGGACAAGGTGAGTCGGAAAGTTCTAATGCATTGGCTCTTTGCTAAAGCCGCCCttcttagttactgttgctgcAGACAGCCGCCTGCCAAGAGCCAGGGTCtctccgaggtttctgcctgtgaaAATAACTGAAACCGTAACGTAGGCAGGTTGGGTAGTAATGTAGTACGTGTGTAATGAGAACCTGTTATAGAGAGGTAAGAACAGGATGTAGACAGGTTATGCACATcaaatatatcatatatatatatatatatacatactttatacacagACATGATGTCACAGGCAGTAATATAAAGTAAAATGACCTATCTGGCCACTGTTAAATGTTGTCTCAACACAAGCGGCTGTACAAGAACTTAATAAAATACAGACTAAAATTTGCAAAATCTTTTATTTAAGAATCTGATCAAAGAATAAGTAAGCGAGACTATGAATCTAAACAGGCATTTGATTCCAGCTTTCAGGTCTTATTGGTATAAAAAATTTTCCcccctctttaaaaaaaaaaataaataaaaaaacaaaaaaaaaaaaaaaaaaaaaaaaaaaaaactttatttaaaaataccccaaaaaaaaaaaaaaaaaaaaaaaacacaaaaacccaCAAGTCGAAATTATCAGTctcccgtgttggtccaaaaagtgccacagaacacaccaaaaaagaCGAGTAActcgtctccataacagcaggcggcgctaatctgtattgttgcccaaaaaaaaaaccggcagctgattggacgaacgcgtcacgtgggtttgttttctctccgaaattcaaagccagactgtcatggcggctcgttcagaatacgatctcatattgtactaaaatagttcactgaaacatgtttctgaaaaaaacatttgaagagagaaataggcgcgtcgcagttgctgaatctgtcttcatttcagatcaacaaaggtcagtttaaaagattttcgtcagattttgagagactctagtcacgctcattccgctcgccatttccgggtgagtcccgactgccctgcctccgactgaacatgtcaggtcggccaaaatgaacgccgacagccccccagactgacgacggcacgggacacaccgaacagactcgagtcaccgacctcgccagactgcccGACGGCCGATTTTCGGCCTGGTGTGTCCACAGCTTAAAGCATAGACACACACGTGCAAGTCTGATACCAAACATTTCACTAAAGCCAGTGTTCTAATAGGCTCGCTGccttttttttatactgtatatctgtcaGTTTCTTTCCATTTTGTCTTGGAATATGTATTATTGATTCATACACACTGAGAGACTTCTGTTTCCCAGCTTATGTCCATATCTGGTGCTAATGTGCTTGAACATCATTGGCCAGGAATCACATTCACATTTGAGGCTGCCTTCTCTTTATTTGTTGTTCTAAATCCTTTAATGTAATTAAACCCATGTAGTTACCCCCCAGTAACAGTTATCCCCAATCTCAGTTAATATGAGATGTGTAAAGTGAAGGACACTCACAAATGAAATCTTATTTCTGTGATTGTCTTTAAGGAGCAGACAGCCACCTTTGATTGGCTGAAGCAAGAGGCCGTCAGGATTGTGAAggaggacaggaggaggagCCAAGGTAAGACACAAAGCCAGATCAAGAGAAGCCCCTCCCCCGGCTCACCGGAGTCCGAGAGCGACTTCCTACGGCGGAGCAAGCGCCTCAAAGAATCCCGCCCGATCAACTTCAGAGAGCTCATAGATGTCGATGAAGATGACGAGAGCGATCCGGGGGAGGCCGACGACTGTGAGTTTGTGGATCCAGGCTCTCAGGGCGGACTCTCCGGTATGGAGTTCCTCCTGGGAGACCTGTTCAGCTCCGCTCCCAAGGCCAGGCAGAGCTCTGTGGAGGAGTCAATAGACATGGAGATGTCCGTCTTCAGAGCCGACAAGGGGGCTTCCCTGGGAGTGGAGCCCCTGCAGTGGTGGAGGACCAAGGCGGTGCAGTTCCCGCTGTTGGCCGCGGCGGCGCGGGCCTACCTGGCTGCCCCGGCAGTGGCAGGGAGCGCCGCGCAGGACTTTGTGCAGGAAGGAGCGGGGGCCGCGTACAGGAAGAGAGCCAACATTCCACCAGAAAGTTTGGACTCCATCTTGTTTCTGCACCACAACCACATGCCCGACGCTGAGGGCGGGCAAACGGCGGTTAGGAATGAGGACAGGAACAGTGGGATTGAAAAGGTCCCGTGAACGCACAAACCACATTCATTCCGTTTTCACAAGCTCGGATTTTTACACGCACCCTCTTTGGACAGCAGAGGTTTAAAATGTAACTTCAAGATGCAAATTTCCACAAAagtaactagggctgggtatcgttcaaaacaTGTAGATACCAATACCAATGCAGTGACTTCTATGCCGGttccttttttttggggggggggtttcccTTCATTGTACAGTGACCGTGGACAGACacgaaagggggagagagatgggggacgacacgcagcaaagggcagcaggtcggagcGAACGCTCCCAATGGGTGAGCCAGAGGCCACCCCTTTTGGATACCAATTTGATGAAATCCATTTTaccaaaaagaaatgacaatattacacattacggcacaaatctttttattcatttttcagctcctactacgtgacgTCCagtttttttccagcatgtccctacgacgtgtaacgttagacagccaatcggCAGCATTAtcagatcttggtagaagcatgctgcatgctgattggctcactgacgctgatgagatttactccattaggtattgaaatttggtattgaatgacgggGGCACAAAtccggtcggtgcctaaaaaagtattgaattcggtacccagtcCTAAAAGTAACAGTGATgtgatatttagtttttttatttcctggACACTGAAACCTGGTTTTGTACTGTGTCTAGTTTGGACTGTTATACTTCTCATCTACTTTTATCTCGTACTAAGTACCTTGTAGCACCTAGTGCCTTACCTCTCTTGGATGCAGTCATACCCTTAATGCTAAGTTCTAACTAATATAACTGTGAttacaaatgtgtagattgtcAAAATCAAAGATCAAAGTCCTCCATGGTGGCATTGTGTAAACCTGCTACTGTGTGCTTctgctttaaaggaacacgccgacttattgggactttagcttattcaccgtaacccccagagtaagacaagtccatacatacccttctcatctccgtgcgtgctgtaacgctgtctgatggctccagcattagcttagcctagcatagATCTTGCAGGTATCCTAGCCTACTGCTCGGAATTCTGATTAGTAAGATTGGTATTAACATTATAAATAGATGTTCAAGGCATgtaaaacaacgtaacatgagatacagcaatcttctaaccgtaaaacaaactctcagacaggcttgctgcgcaGCATATCACTcggcccaagtactatattcttccgcctgaggatatagttcccggtttgtttacagttagaagatggctgtgtctcatgttacggtGTTTTTGTACAcgtgtgactctacaaatcacaacatggaaataggaacatgttggcttattttgtcacttattcggagcagtaggattactggaaccattcacctgcctgttctgtgatgggctgatgccgctggagccgtcagacagccttacatcacgcacggagatgagaagggtatgtatcgacttgtcttactctgggggttacggtgaataagctaaattcccaataagtcggcgtgttcctttaagacttTGTTTTATGAATCAGTGTATTAAGAAAGAAGACTCCAAAGACAATTTAAGATTATCgatttactttttttgtcagTAAATTAGTAATAGAACTTGTGGTTCACGTGAGCATTgaagagaaacaaacatttgaagataaaaaaaaaaaaattcggtaacactttacttgaaggcatctacataagagtgacatgacactgtcatgaacgtgtcatgtcactcttatgtagatgccttcaagtaaagtgttacgatttaaaaaatattaataatttgtataacttgtcatgacaaaaaccgaatgacacttactaaaaagaagagttatgtcataaacgtttatgacttgtttataatgtctatgacacgttcatgacagtgtcatgtcactcttatgtagataccttcaagtaaagtgtaaccaaaaatCTTTTTGGTTGTTTGTATTGTTTCCTCTTTATTACTGTAGGCCTGCTGTCATTCTGAAGACCATTTGTTTCATGTTTagtcaaactgaaaaaaaaaaaaaaaaaataaaaacatagttGGATACACTGTATTGTCGTAGACCGTGATGTCCTTGAAGTGTTCACGTACGTGCAGAATACCTGTCTTTGGTTTTCGGTGTCTCACTGTAATCTAAATATACCTGtcaataaatgaataatacaCTGTGTAAACATAGCACACAGTTCAGTAGTATtatttgtactgtacattgtGTACAGAGGTTACTACAGAGACGTGGACGTGTataaagtatacagtatattagggctgtgtcacaatacatgggtcacgattcaatatatcgTATATTTTCGTATAtatgcaaaagggttctcgactgttgtagaaagaagtggctgatctttaatgcaatatctacattgcccattatcagcaaccattcatccaatgttccaaaggcccattctgtttactaatctgatatcattttaaaaggctaactgagaaaacattggagaaccttttgcaattatgtaaacacataatgtaatctgaaaactgctgccctggttaaaaaaaaaaatgcaactgatctcagctggtattttgtctggaatggaaatttctaagtgaccccaaacttttgaccgatACGGGAAGACATTGAATCAACTCACCTCTGTGAAAAAACACGCATCATTCGGCCAACACGTGATGTAGGCCTACCATTCACATTTTTAGTGATGTTTACTTTGTCATTTCCAGCTGATTCAAAcatgaattcaattcaattttatttatagtatcaaatcagaATAAAGAGTtaatctcaagacactttacagatagagtaggtctagaccacactctataatttacaaagacccaacaattccagtaattcccacaagagcaagcatttagtacGACATTacagagcaagcatttagtacGACATTACAGAGTAAATATCAGacactttaagacttttactcaagtaatattctaaaaggtgactttaacttctaccgaagtcattttctggtaagatacttgtagttttactcaagtattgctttcaattACTTTATACAGGACTGGCGGACTCGTTCATGTAGAAAAAGGGTTGTGTGCAAAAATAATCATCTCAGTCGTTCCTGTAGGCTGTGTGGAGCTCTCTGCTGTCCTCTGCAGGTCATCACATACTCTAAttcacacgtgtcaaactcaaggcctgcgggccaaatccggcccccaTATTAATTTAGGTTCACGATAAATTTCAGCCTgcctagtttttgtcacttttaacaaagtttttggtgctttttttcaacacttttggtgcttttttctgcatttttgctagttttttccccttcatttttgacgctttttccgaagtttttgGCATTCTATGACATCAAGAAGACTattatgagacatgcaataatacagtcaaagatattgtctttttcgatgacataaaagcaataaactCAAAAtatctggcccttgatgtggttctcattttccagtgtggccctttaTTGTATAATCAACTATGGTTTACTCagtaaaaaaagcaaatactgAAATATCAATGACTAAAGCTCTATTAATTAATAGTTTATATTGCCATAGATTCAGATATCTACATCTGCAACAGCAACATACTTCTGCTCTCTGGCCCTATATCAGTCTGCCAGCCTGTTCCCTGTggcacacaaaataaaacatgcataTCAAATTGTTTAATAGCCATAGCCCACAATGACCTGTTAGAACTGTTTCTGAGTGGTAAACAAAGACCCCTAGATCCAGGTCCTCATTCATTCCCAAAGATGTGAGAGTCTTTACTCACGGATGAGGGCTTCCTTCAAGTTGCTTTCTCGTCTGGAAATTTGAACTCTCTCAATACGAGTATACCAGTATGATGTCTGGGGATGTGTCGTACATATACTGTAGGTGCAAACATGGTAGGGCAACTGGACTGTATGCTACTTTGCTACTTTACAAagacacattacacacacaaaagcaacgTACAAGGAAAAACTGTCCTAAAAACAATGATGGGTTTTTCTGCAGTATGGCGCTCACCACATGTGTATTGACAAATGATGTTAGAAGTTGAAACGTTTTTCACAGATCCAGTGTCGCTGGGTGGCACAGTGATCATCATTCCAACTGTTAATCacttcataaaaaaaagtctcaacACAGTCCTCATCCATTCCTTGAAACATCCCACTGGGCTGGTCTGTTTTCCAAAACCTGTTCAAAAACAGCCAAATGTGGAATTATTGCAGAACATGATGCACAATTAGTCCACAAAAAGCCGTAGCatagcagaagaaaaaaaaaagtgtctcaCCCTGTGCTGTTCAGAACCAAACCATCTACCCATTTCCATGttccctcttcttctccgtCAGTCAGACCAATCCAGAATATACGCTTTAAGGAATTGATGAATACCTGCAACAGTACCCGAAATCGACAAAAATGTAACTAAAAATGAGGTTCTTATTACAGTACTAAGCTGTTACGATAATTATTCATCAAGGAATAGACAGAATCACTGGAGTTCTTCTCAAAGTTCATTTTTACTTGCGCAAGCAAGGAGTCAGTTACAGCAGTCACAGCAAAGTACAGAAAGTGGCTAACGAAATCCTTCAGCAGCAgccttttttatgatttatgatATGTCAGTAGTAGGGCTGGCAGCATTATCGCATTGATTGCATGccaccatttattaatttattttcacttcactcagcttcgcgtcgtgcctaacaggctactattttgaccctttgccgcactttgccatacttcctcgtaacacatcctgctgctgcaggaatagcaacgcggattttggtgcctcattccggtgccactgatatgcctgcgctgctctctgatgctctgaaacgttacaggcaacagatacatcgctgcatgtgacgctagttaacactaatactatgtacttaaaaacagttctgaaatgcaaaataatagaattttaatcgtgataaaacatgcaattaatcgcgattaaatatagaaattcagcgattaatcgcgattaaaaaatttatcgtttgacagccctagtcaGTAGTGTCTCCCAGGATTATCTCATGAGAGCGCAAAACagtattttgtctttttaccgtgcaaacagtttaatattAACAGAATAGAAAAAGAGTAGCCgtcattttttaacataagcCAACTAAGCACCCTGCGCTGAATGTTTTACAGTCAACGTTAGGGAACAAAATCTTGAACTTTTCTTTTACCTGCTCTTCTTCATTGTTTACGATGACCAGATCTGCccctctgtctctgcagtcCTGTCTGCTGTCCCCCCAGCTCATTTGGTCAGACGAAATGTAGTACAAGCTGTCGCTGAATGACCTGCATCCATCTTTACAGAAGTGATCTGCAATCGTGGACAATTCAGGAAGTGAATGTGGCAAATGTTCATTGCAAAGACATGCAGAAGTGCAatagaaagaagaaagtttaCACTCACTGAATTCAACCAAAGTTTGGTTTCTCATTTCAGCCCAGCTCTTGCTGTGAGTCTGCAGTTTGAGTCCGCCTGCAAGGGACCGTACATTCACACAGTGAGACTTCTTCTGATCCACCACCAGTGTTCATTTAACTGCACAGGGAATCTAAACAGTGGCTGGTAAATTAATGGATGTTTAGCAGTGAAAATCTCGCTTTCttagaaaggaaaaaaataagtaaatttcTTACAGTGGAGTCCAGTGCCTATGATCCCAGCCAGGAGGAGAACACAGAGCAGCACCAGGCACACTGTAACAGCCCAGCCTGGGTTGaatatgtcataaacattttcAATAGTTGTTCAAACAGCAGAGGGAAaatagaaatgtgtgtgtgtgagtatataCTGTACTCGCCTGGCTGCTGTTGCACTGCACTCTTTGTTACAGCTGCGTGGCCACTGTAGATGTCTGAGCTTTCATAAATATCCACTGTCCTCTCCTCCGCCCCATCCCACTCTCCAGTTGTATTCACAGCGAGTTCTTCCATTTGCTTTTGTTCACCGGCATCATTTTCATAAATGCCCTCAGACATCTCCATTTTCTTTCCACTTGATCTGTTTTCTGTTGGcttcttgtttcttcaaacgaACACCAAGCTCCATCCACCAAATAGGACAATTTAGGTGGTTTATTTCCAGATAAGCCCTTGTGTTGTGTGGTTCTATCCAGAATCACACTTCCCTGTATGCTGCGGCACACTTCTGGGTTACACCTTAGAGCACCTACAGTAAGCTGACGGGATGTTTCTTAATCCAGTGTGTGTTACCAACTGGAGTTACATGTATGTATGACAACATCTGTTTCAAGGGCGTTCATACACTTCACTTAGCCAACACTGACATTTCCTAAAGAAATGATTCACTATCCGAGCATCAGTTAAAACTTAATACTGCATtaaaagttaaagtcctgcattcagatttttttttttaagagggaACTTGCACTGTACATGTTATCCCATTTTTGTGGGCATAGTATTGCTcatacaatgttttattcatatattattatattttggtttattattgattattattgtcattattcATAAGGCATCAAGCAGCCATTTGACATTAAAGCTGGTCAAGGTggagctcttttttttttagagctgaaacaaaTTATCGATCAGTCAATCCAcgaaagattatttttttaagattttttaagatttttagataattttttttcttcttttttttaattcaagtttttatttttatttgagtgTCAATCAACCAGAACAGAACTGACAGCATTGTTGTGGTACAATAATATGTATAAAGTCCCATACATACACTCGGAATCAAAATAAGTAATaatagtaaaaaataataataataattaaaaagaaaatgaatccaGCAACCACAGTGGTACATCTCTATCATTACGATAGACCAGCAATACGCAAAAAAAGTGATCCCATGACTTCTTAAATCcttcattttcattattaattcGGGTCAGCATATGATGGGTTTTTTTCCACACTCGTATCACTCGGATGGCCGTTACAACCTCAAcctttattgctgcaaaatcatattttgaaacttctAACAATTCTGCTTGGTCCCCTAATGGGCACAACCTCGTTGTTTTAGTTATAATAAAACCTAGCCCTTTCCCTATGCATTCTATAACTTCTTCCCAAAAGGGGTTTACCAATTTACATTCCCAGGGTGAACTGTTTTGATAATGGATTCattgtttgagtcatttttcaaacaaataTGCCCAGCATTTCTGGGGTCCAGTTTCTCAAATGCAAGGGTTTGCTACCAATCCCATTATGTTTTGGTGTTGGATTGTTGGTCCGACAAACCAAGCAATTGAGAGACATCGACTTGGCCTTTGGAAAATAGTgctggacatttttcactagcttctgatattttatagaccaaTCGATTAATCGCGACTGGCAGAGGAGTCACCTATACCCTATACTGCTGGGTATAGGCTCGAACAAATCATCAAGATATTAAAAGCTGATCATATATTTTAGATGTAACTAGTAGTATAACGTGGCATAAAATAGCATCAAATGGAAATACTAATACTAAGTACAGTACATATAcctgcattttttttaaggaaGTACTTAAGTATATGTAGGCTAAATGCCCTGCACTGTTTCCAAAATAAGCTTACTGTAAGTACAACTAATGCATTGGCTATTCTGCTCTGTAATAGCACTACCATGACCACATGAGGGCAATATCGGAACTCAAATCCTAAATGGCATCTTTACATTTAGAAGATGTGCGAAACA is a window from the Perca fluviatilis chromosome 1, GENO_Pfluv_1.0, whole genome shotgun sequence genome containing:
- the LOC120561422 gene encoding CD209 antigen-like protein A, with translation MEMSEGIYENDAGEQKQMEELAVNTTGEWDGAEERTVDIYESSDIYSGHAAVTKSAVQQQPGWAVTVCLVLLCVLLLAGIIGTGLHCGLKLQTHSKSWAEMRNQTLVEFNHFCKDGCRSFSDSLYYISSDQMSWGDSRQDCRDRGADLVIVNNEEEQVFINSLKRIFWIGLTDGEEEGTWKWVDGLVLNSTGFWKTDQPSGMFQGMDEDCVETFFYEVINSWNDDHCATQRHWICEKRFNF
- the LOC120559604 gene encoding uncharacterized protein LOC120559604, whose translation is MNADLKDSRDKLHVFEPDMKTKEEIILKEEDESQEEGEYEVNTTDISRHAMVSDLELNELEDSRNEISKLTMKQTTWAVNCFIGWLEAQGLQVDLTTVEKTELNGVLRHFYGSVRNGKGELYGIASYIALRAGLNRYLKEPPVSRPVCLMRDAEFTSANKVFLGVLRSHHQALSSSDIRILRHSRVMDTSTPRGLLNKVWFDVQVHFGRRGKQANRNLKPDSFVIRKDERGRRYCALSFGDETKMHIEKDRGSMFEKPGSAFCPITSLLKYLSKLPCNATALYVQPKKDLTDEMWYSHTPLGVNYLGSMLARMCKEAGTSIIYTNHCIRSTPFHLLCDSRLEERETIPVSVHRTESSIQSPQTPSLGGRKLRLDLNHEEFLEDFPFLQNASNQNYVPDAVLPPGEPWLHGGPSRAVLSLPSCLCLCGDIGSGMSGPGSSDEDQMGEMKVYAKCHLQKGVMFGPFLGEVCRGQMPSNLKYAWAIRDDAGFVYVDASDESKSNWMRYVTYTSSEEEHNLVIFQFYRHIYYRVSQPITEGTELRVWIGKDYATLLGLGMGDNVKCEVGDKETVLRLLQDIQLVTLPEPSSSSLWSDNSQSQSPMLVISDVTTVSNPDAASDSGMMSVSAFPPSSSLISLPSPGSHSLEKYDFMPGTEKLLSNPNVTENSPWYFFGFEPDPTGRPLDRSTVVCKLCGEHISCGGGAADLQIHLTNKHHIRTRDGNKDRSLLTIGQQRSQPVMLNSGVVSTPPLVLSPNVTNAIANFLIVDLQPPALVEGDGFKQLIHTLLPSYKELPSPRQLESLLREHHNRGKASLAQLLRRKLGSGENEEVSDYTAPIGFESRRRGRPLGYRREVPHFVTLSVDVWFHSWQGSGERYLTLWAHYIDCHFTFQNLALATQRLTKSGGKDCSLRTVEAQVKGMAQEWGISQPNLVLLGGEGRNKMRPGHMKSKRGGEAGGSAPHPNSTTFLEREDPVSPEEAQGPEHVSHSSEGLPSVPCFFSAVQGCIEEVMSHSVISKTLSQFQAILTDLFLPPAPNKGSYPHHAQSLLHALTKHEQAELKSWAHSRPTWNKLYPLLSVLIKHKSLFCDMMKEVKGEGSSKEDTGSESSSSGSCHANSTSSNTSSTGGAALRSEWKVLEELCLVLKPLDVACRTLAKEAFPRLSLVKPILTGLLSRHLMSRPGDSSSTLKEVKRMMRRNLASCYENPVVNRVLCVACSLDPQFHGLGFMEDKEQTATFDWLKQEAVRIVKEDRRRSQGKTQSQIKRSPSPGSPESESDFLRRSKRLKESRPINFRELIDVDEDDESDPGEADDCEFVDPGSQGGLSGMEFLLGDLFSSAPKARQSSVEESIDMEMSVFRADKGASLGVEPLQWWRTKAVQFPLLAAAARAYLAAPAVAGSAAQDFVQEGAGAAYRKRANIPPESLDSILFLHHNHMPDAEGGQTAVRNEDRNSGIEKVP